The genomic DNA GTCTTTGACATAGAGCCCCAACTTCTGCCAGCACTTTCCTCCTTGGCTGGAAATGACTATGTACAGCTGCAAAGGTTGAATGCATCTATTAAATGGGCTGAGTTCGCTCCAGCAGTCAACGGGAAATCACCACAGCGCCTGAAGGGGCTGCTCTGCTGGCTGAAGGACTTCAAGCAACCTATGGAGGCCTTTGAGGCAGCACTAGGACTGCTGAGAGAGCTAAGTGAGGAGAAAAAGGCAGAGGTGATGGAGGGCTTAAACCTAGGGATGGAGGAGTACCAGCTTCCTCCAAGCTCCTTGAAGAGGTTCTTCATCGATGGGGTTGCCCCTCCATTCCCTGAAGTGGAAGAAGtaattaaatactttattatttaagtgcatTTTCCTTTACTCAGGCTCAGACTGTCAGTCAGCCAAAGTCCTTCCTTTGGACTCTCAAAGTTAAACCAGTTCAAAGATGCACTTTCATCAGttatatattattaatattaataaacaAAGATAATATTTCAAATCTGCTAAAATGtacgacacaaacactcaacCATCTCAGACCTTTCAGTATAATATGAAGAACATTTTGACACACCTGGTTGAATGTTGTTTTGTCCTGTCCTCCAGGAGATGGCAGGTTGGGTCTTGCTGCCGTTGACGCAGGCACGGCTGAATTCAAACGTCCTTCATGTTCTATTGTTCAGTAGCATTAACCTCAGCTGTCCAGTGGGAAGGGCAGACTTTCCCAGTGCTCACCTGACCTCCAGGCCGATACGCCAGGTGATGTACAGGCTGCTGCTGGGAGAGACTCTAGTGAATGAGAATGACAGAGAAGGCCTCCAGCTGAAAAGCTTCCAAGTCCAACCTGCAGCCAGCGGGGTCCCTGAGGAGCTGGAACTCAAGTCACTGAACCAGGTGAAGCTTTCAAACGTTTGTTCCAACACGGACCACAAGTGCATCATTGTGTTGAGTGGCTCCCACTATTATCAGCCATAGAAGTCTTTCTTTCTCCATTGACATGACACGAGCAGATGCTACCCAACTTTGGCTTCCCATGTAATATCAAACATTACtccagctgttttcacatctgcacccatgaaaactttaattttacctttattttcttcttgagaaatcattgagggcaagccctcGTTTCCTAATGCAAGACtcgacgttaaaaaaaaacgatgcaGAAGTggcggatgaagcaacagaatCCGCACTACAACAAGAATATTTGTCAATTCTACGTGTAGAATCACAatatgaactaaagagtggagaagaacagaaaacataatgcagcaggttaatTTACTTCTGTTTCAATTTACAGGTGTGGATGAATTTAACGACAATGTTCCTCattaacctctgacctcttgTCCCCAGGCAGagccctctgtgtgtctgcaggtgttaCTGGAGGCTCTGGGGGTGCCTGAGGCCTGTCTGGATGGACTGCAGCCTCACCTGCGCCTCCTGGTGGCAGTGACCTGCTTCTGGCTGCAGAGAGCCGAGCCTAAACCGGATGAGGCGCTGCTGAAGGCGCTGCTGCTGGGAGTAAGTCATGGAGACTCACTGAGACAACAAGCAGGTAATAAATGAGTCATACAGGGGTCTCAACTTACCATTGTTTCCACTGAGGATTCATCTGCAGCTTATGGTCTCATTATTTAAGGAGAAGTAGGGAGCAATGCAAAAGAGAGTCCTTTTCAGTcctctatgtgtgtttgtgattcagctttgaagagagagaagaaacccTTGAAACTGCGGCTTGACGCAGACGTCCTCCACTCCTTCAACCAATGGCAGGGATGCCTGAGGCAGAGCGTCATCCTGAACCAGCTGCTGGGCTTCCCCTTACCTGAACCACAGATCGCACGGTGAGTTCAAGGACACAGCAACCTGAGATTCGTCCTGACGTCCGTGATGATAAATCTCCATCTTGTTCTCCTGATGTCTTCCAGATGTTACCAGGGAACGTTGGTCCACAGGCTGGTCCACATGTTGAGGACGGAACAACAACTGGAACCCTTTTTGAAGAGCGAACCCTCAGTTATGAGAGAGTACAAGAACATGCTCACCATCGTTTCACTTTGAGGAGACACctagagcaggggttcccaagGTTTTCAGCTcatgacccccaaaataagggtgtcagagactggggaccccctcTGTCCCCTGGAGGTGGGACGCAATAAAACACACCGTTTCCACCAGGCGGTCTGATTCAGTTCTGGTGCAGTACGCATTTTATGGCATTTCCACTGTCAAAGGTTTTGGATAAACTAGCCAATGTGTGCCATCAAAGTTTTTTGGATGCCGTCTCGGCCGCCCACCCACCCTTGACCCCAAAAGGGAAAAATGGTGGTGATGAGataatggattgatggatgagtgctgctttttctccttatttttcATCATGCACAGGAGCCTCTAATCCTGATCTGCCTCCATTTGTCACATTTGTTCATGCGGCACCAGGTTAGTTAAAAAGGACTTAAATTGGGAATGTGAGGGGCTTTTATTTCAAGTTTTACAGTAAACAATGTCACACCTGAATTTCAGCGAGCCGGGACTATAATAAAGAAGTGTGTAGGAGCGTCTAGTTACttgttattttgcatttgtttttgtatttcttgttcTTTGTGAACACCAGGGCGCAGTGGGTACTTTGCCCAGCACTTAAATGTGGCAGGTGAGTCACTGTGAGGTGATGCACCAGGAAGGGACGCAGGGATTTTTACCAGGTCAATGAGGTGCggcacaaaatgtttgtttgttttgcacaatctttaaataaagttaatgaTTAATGACCGGACGTAGAACTGCTTACGGATCAACTGGAACAGTGAATCAGTTGCCCTTTGTTAACCTTTAGTTTTTAGACAAATAGCCACGATGAAGTACGATAATTAAGATGTCTAACCACTTGTACCCGTATGCAGTACGCATTTTATGgcatttccactgtcaaaagttttGGCTAAAATAGCCAATGTGTGCCATCcaacttttttggtacccttctgttgggttGCCAAGCGTActgatccgaccctaaagggcggagttagacacactgcagtctgttgattggtcgaaagaattgtcacttcctgtgtgacagcggtaataaaggacaaagacGAAACGTCCCCAGTGTGGCCAAGTCTGCTTGTTATAAGcgactttgggcttgtttttctgtaaagtcgctTGCAAATACCGTCCGTCACGAGACGCGGGTTGAGGGTCGCGGGTcgtgggcttgttttctaaagtgtagttgCTTATTCGGGCTTGCTTTGCTCCCTGTATGAACCCCTTCTGATTCTCCCCCAGCTCTCCACAATAAAGCCAAACACGAACGCGATATTTAGTTTGTCCTTCTCCAGGATCCGTCCACAACCCTGTTTCCCTGGTTACCACGGCATTTTGGAGCCATCTTGGGATCGCCCTCTTTggggctggttaaaaaaaaaagattcatcgATGCATTACAATTgttattttcccaattcaatatcgattAAGGTTATTCCTGagatcaatttttttttttgttgtaatgacACCCCTTCTCCACTAGGAGGCACTGTGGATGCTGTGAATTCAGCTCAGGGCACTTTAGATCATACTGTACTTTGTTAATTAAAGAATAATgaatcaataaaatacatttctgagtcagtttgttccaaacctttacaaaaaaatgcacacGTAAGTctttaacaaatatcagaaggtagCCTACTGTGATGAGTTATCTGGGTAATCCTGTCATCTGTGTGTATTATTAAATCGATATcgaagcatattgatcaatatcaaatcgaatcgtgacccaaagaattgaaatcgaattggattgtgaggttgtggacatTTCCCAGCTCTAGTAGCTCGTGACCCATCAGTTGAACTACTGACCTACAGTAACCTTTGCTGTATTACATCTGCCACACatttctaacctctctccatttttcaaaagcatctccaatattgatcctagtttgagcacgtttctgctcgtggagcttattagaaacatgcagaggctttttaggtcgggtacaatcacttctatctgaaccacttctcttgcccgcttccatcgctgcaacacctgttgacctgataactgctctcatatctgacaaaccgagaggcgtccaaaacggccgtgtggggggcgtgtcttaacagcgcctaccttctctggtccaaacaaatccagagcattcaggagcagaatctaaagttagaaggaggacatactggctgctgcattgttgtcagagaagccagcacttcaacatgtttccttaatgatcagatagtaagatacctttatcatttcactctctacacatctcactgattggaccttttatctttattgttaGTTTTTCTctgatctgattttttttattgttgagcaATGGGCTAAAGCAGCtatattttctgtttccatttcttgatttattttcaccagataaactgtttcctgtttctttctccttgataataaaaaaactggACTTTCACTCCGCTTGTAAAACTCTTGACCTGTTGCAGGACTCTTCCTGGTAATCAGCTTGTTAACTGCTTTATTTTCAGTGTATTTAGAAGCTGCAGTTTCATGTTTCCCCTCTGCAGCTCCTTTAAGTTTCACTTTCCTTTCCCCACAGTGTGACTAACCGGCTCAGCTGCTGTTCTATGACGTCAACAATAACACCAGAGGAATGTCAACACTCTGCATGGGGCCTTTTGTACTCAACACTGTCCTTTATTCAAGGACATTAAACTTCAACTtgaatttagtgttttttttttatgaatgtagCTCTTTAGGCAGGCCTTCCTCATACATCAggctgtttcattttaaaatgtttttgtacttttaagTTTTCCATATTTTGTGTGGGGAAAGAAACTGGTGACATCTAACCAAGTAATGCACTGACAGCACAGAGGGAGAATATTTGGACTTGTATGACTTTAACCACAAACGCCTACTACACCTTAGGGATGGGACGGTTCAAGAGAAACATCCTGagggttacccaaatatatgtgggtagcgtctcctctcctctgtaactttgctaaatgttgggACTTTGTTACATAACGATGACATAAAGTGTCTGGAGATAACATGAAcgggcgctatacaaataaagattgattgaccTCAACATAATCCACTTTTACCGCCCTACAGATCCTTCTAAATACAATATGTAAATACTTGattgtgtttcctgttgcttcaaaataaaactttaactGCTGTTAACCTTCAcgcatgtaaaataaataaatatataagtgGTGCATACATAAATAATATGATAAGTATAAATATTATCAAACAGAGTAAATGTTCACATATACCAAAGTATCTTTACATCCATGTAGGCTtccattgtaaaaaaatatctaaagaATATCTAAATATTCTAGGCACACATGACCCACTGAAAAATACTCCACGGCCCACTTTCTGGGTCCCGGCCCACTttctgggtcccgacccaccagttgagaacccctGACTTAGAGGACATGAAGGTTATTTAGGAGGTTGTAAAGGCTGTAATAGTTGGGACATATTCCAGGCTGATTGCACCTTCAGATGCTGACAGTCACGTCGGTGTGATGTCAGGAAAGTGAAACTTAAGGAAACAGAGAGTGATCATCAGAGTCGGTATAAAGAGCGCAGCTGACACCTGAGcgtcaacacacaaacagacccaGGATGGGAGTTCAAGGCCTGACCACTTTGATAGAGGCCAACCCGGAGATCTACCGGGACGTCAAGTTCAGGAAGAGACGGCTGGTGATCGACGGCTGCAACTTCCTCTACCTGCTGTACTTCGACTCAggtgaataaaataaagttctCTCATTGCAGTTTACTATTCTATACTTTACGATTCTACAGGGCAGGTAATATACgtcacattttccttttattatACAGCCAGTCTGCAGACTTCTTATACTTAAATGTCccatttaatttttaattaaagttttgTTTACCTCTTATATCGGTTACATACCGTGTGATAATGTCTAACAGCGCTTATCTGGATGACGTCAGAGCAATTCAGTGTTAAATTGGGAGTTTGATTGAGTTTAATATGTGTTCGTCCTCCATAAAAACTCCCTGATAAAACGCAAAGTGCTCTCATTAAGACAGCAGTAAGTTTCCACTGAGTGTTTGCAATGACGcatcacaagatcacaacacAAGCAGCTTTTTGTATGCTGTTGCTTTGGTGGccgggaagtgcaaaacaataTTACAGAGTGTCAGAGACGTGCGGTCACCTGTCAtcatcaaaagtaaaaaacacattttattgaatcattatttgttttttacttttgatgaTGACGGGTGACCGCACGTCTCTGACACTGTAAtattgttttgcacttcccagtcaccatagcaacagtatacaaaaacatttgcaaagcttgagacaaaaATCTAGATTTTGGAAAACATGGACcactaaagaaagaaaacacacctAAAAGGTGCGTAACACGTTTACCAGTGCCTGCGTTTACCTGTtcccaaaaaaaatccttgttaacatttttacatttacgcCCCTAATTATGAGAACGGAAACTTTTTCCGATCTTTATTCCTAAAGGAGACACATTATGataaatcctcttctacagtctgaacatatatctgggtaacctgagcgtctactgacccacaacatgtgaaataaaccatccagtcctttgtttgtggtctgcataagagaaatgctctgtttctaatgtgctctccttgtgatgtcacagtgggattctggtaaaaaagaatcccctcccctcccctgatatctccacccatagactccacccccagactagagctaaacttttgcacaggtcggccatttttattctctctacagaggagtgatgtctactcggggggggggtcattacatttaaagagacacacacaccaaaacggagcgttctgagagagctggtttatacagggtcacaaacctcctctggtgcttgattcatgttatatttgcATCCAAAAAGTAGCTATTTTCCCAACCATTGTTTCGGTCACCTAGAAACGGGCGCCGTTGCTTTTTGGTTGTGTGTGCACTCCCCTTCTGTTCTGCGCCCTACTCCGCGGCAAGACCagcgtcctatctgaaaggctcTTAAAGGGACAACAAAGTCTACCGTACGTACTGAGCCATACAGTATCGTTTAGCACagtattgttttgtattgtacCGTGTCATTTCGTATCCTAACATACGGTATTGTATCATCGTTTCGTATCCTCAGATCCGATCAGGTCAGATTAAACTGAGTTTTAACTAAAGGTTCGAGGTGTTTGTCGttgttaacatttttaactcCTCCTATGGGCAACGATATTTGGAGACTGCTATATAAACATATTGCACATGTGTACAAGCCCCTAACGACACATAGCAAAAATATCCCATAACTGTAGATATATTTAACTCAAAACTACCAATGTgaacctcatggtggcgctacAGTTAGAGTCAGAGGCTGAGACTTTCACAGCAATCAGTTGGACAGTTGTAATAGTTTCCGTCAGGTCCACAGTGTTTTGCAGAGTGACCACAGGACCAGCATggctaaaaataaacatgacttAGATCTGATGTTCCTGTAGCCTGATATGAATCAGAGAACGAGCCGTGTGTAAATGAATCTGTTTGTGAGGACTGAACTCATCTGAGGATTGTTGTCTGGATGAGGGTAAGCGTTAGCTGTAAAGGAACCTTGTGTTTCATCcaaaatggtttttttttgtcggtTTTGCTTCAATAATTAGGagcttttcctttaaaaaaaatacaaaaaaaagtcctttattTGGTGTTCAAAGAGTGAGAGGACAACTTGTAGTGAAGTGGAATcaaaaccaagcggcaacctccatcgttgaaaaatgaaggggatgctgaagtgtaaaatcctgcagttcctggagtgtccactagagtctggctgcagaagcacaggaagtcacatacacacccattctaaaaagcctgtttttacagcagagattaacttgtttacagcctggttcaaaaaaacaaaaaagtctgattgggaggggagggggtgtgtgaatgttttgatgactcataagttttgatttgatgaaggataagagttattgacaataaggcgtgtagctgacctgattgacgggcgggcgcggtgtagcggtttgtcaggaggtttaaaacccgcctcagcagCGTAAGctgcataacgttagcttgtttgtGGTGTTGTGTTAGCTTGGATGCCTTGGCTGCATTAGTTGGCTTGTTGAAGAAtcaaagggggtgcagagggtctgctGTGATCTGAccggtctgtcaggaaagaaatgctgtacatttgattcccagttatcttgctgcctagtttaataaccttgtccagtttgttcttattttgtaaggacagtgctcctccccaacactgaatacaaaaggtcagcacactttcaataaaagtcttgtaaaataatttcagcatagtgctgtcaacattaaaatttcTTAGTTTCCTCAAAAAATAGAGGCGCTGTTGAGCCTTTGCATATCTTGCTTTTGTTTGCTTCATATTTACTGTACAGGGGAGAGAAATGGCTGTCTTCtaaaatcaataataatttctttggttttgtatttaaaatcaatgagtTATCAGAGCACCAGTTGTAAAAGTTGTCTAgttcagctctgtgattggtctcaTCGTCATTTAAAAGACCTATCAGAgcaacatcatctgcatactTAATTAATTTACAGTTGTCATGATGACTTGTACAGTCATTGGTGtacaaagtaaacaacaaagGTGAGAGGACACACCCTTGTGGTACCCCAGTGTGAGTGCTGATTACTGAAGAGTTTTTCCCATGGATGGTAACAAACTGCTGCCTTTCAGAAAGGACGTTATGAATCCACCTAATGAGGGTGTGGTTAACTCCCATACTACACAGCTTCACAGCCAATAGTTGTATCTGGACAGTGTTAAAGGCAGAAGAGAAATCAGCAAACAGTATACGCACATAAGATGATGGTGTTTCCAAGTGTTTATAAAGTTGGTGAAGAAATGCAGCCGTTGCATCCTCAACACCGCTCTTTGCTCGATATGCAAATTGTAGAGGATCCACttgactgtttgtttcagacCTCAAGTGAGATAAAACGATGCgctcaaaacatttcatgacaaCTGAGGTCAGAGCAATGGGTCTAAAATCATTGAATTCAGAGGGGCTTGTCTTTTTTGGTAATGGGATAATTTTAGATATTTTCCATGATTTTGGGATTAATTGTGAATTTAAGGGAGCTTGGAAAAGTTGTGTGAACACAGGACCTCACCTTTAATGACTTcttgaacatgtttacaggcaTGATGTTTGTCCGTTGAAATGTGGGGTTTTatgtgttctttgttttttctttggttgCAGGTCTGGACCTGAGTCATGGTGGGGAGTATGCTGCGTTTGAGGACCTTGTTGAGAGGTTTGTCAAGGCCCTCAAAGACTGCGGCATCTCGCCGTACGTGGTGCTGGACGGGGGCATAGCTCAAACTGACAAGAAGGATGAAACCATTAGATTAAGAGCAATGGATCGGCTCCAGAAAGCCCATCAAGCAGTGGAGGGAACCAGGCAGGCTGTGAATGGGATCAAGAAAGTCCATCAAGATGCACAGGAGAGCAAGGTCTTGCCACAGATGGCCAGTCTGGTGTTCAGACAAACGCTGGCCCGGCTGGAGGTCCCGGTGGCTCAGTGTTATGCAGAGGCTGACCAGGAGATCGCTGCCCTGGCCAAGGAGTGGAAGTGCCCGGTTCTCTCCAACGATAGCGACTTCTTCATCTTTGACCTCCCAGGGGGGCTGCTGCCCATTTCTCATTTCCATTGGGAAGTGGTGAAGAGGATTGGCTCACAGAGCTACATCCCTTCTAAGATCTACTACTCCTCCAGCTTCTGCATTGTCTTTGACATAGAGCCCCAACTTCTGCCAGCACTTTCCTCCTTGGCTGGAAATGACTATGTGAAGCTGCAAAGGTTGAATGCATCTATTAGATGGGCTGAGTTCGCTCCAGCAGTCAATGGGAAATCACCACAGCGCCTGAAGGGGCTGCTCTGCTGGCTGAAGGACTTCAAGCAACCTATGGAGGCCTTTGAGGCAGCACTAGgactgctgagagagagagagctgagtgAGGAGAAAAAGGCAGAGGTGATGGAGGGCTTAAACCTAGGGATGGAGGAGTACCAGCTTCCTCCAAGCTCCTTGAAGAGGTTCTTCATCGATGGGGTTGCCCCTCCATTCCCTGAAGTGGAAGAAGtaattaaatactttattatttaagtgcatTTTCCTTTACTCAGGCTCAGACTGTCAGTCAGCCAAAGTCCTTCCTTTGGACTCTCAAAGTTAAACCAGTTCAAAGATGCACTTTCATCAGtta from Labrus mixtus chromosome 11, fLabMix1.1, whole genome shotgun sequence includes the following:
- the aste1a gene encoding protein asteroid homolog 1, with the protein product MGVQGLTYLIEANPEIYQKFEFSESRLVIDGCNFLYLLYFDSGLDLIRGGEYAAFEDLVERFVNALKDCGISPYVVLDGCTNLTGKKYETLLSKSLDRLQKAHKAAVESSQEKVLPQMASLVFRQTLARLEVPVAQCYLEADQEIAALAKEWKCPVLSNDSDFFICDLPGGLLPISHFHWEVVKRIGSQSYIPSKIYYSSRFCKVFDIEPQLLPALSSLAGNDYVQLQRLNASIKWAEFAPAVNGKSPQRLKGLLCWLKDFKQPMEAFEAALGLLRELSEEKKAEVMEGLNLGMEEYQLPPSSLKRFFIDGVAPPFPEVEEEMAGWVLLPLTQARLNSNVLHVLLFSSINLSCPVGRADFPSAHLTSRPIRQVMYRLLLGETLVNENDREGLQLKSFQVQPAASGVPEELELKSLNQAEPSVCLQVLLEALGVPEACLDGLQPHLRLLVAVTCFWLQRAEPKPDEALLKALLLGVSHGDSLRQQAALKREKKPLKLRLDADVLHSFNQWQGCLRQSVILNQLLGFPLPEPQIARCYQGTLVHRLVHMLRTEQQLEPFLKSEPSVMREYKNMLTIVSL